CTGATAATTCATGGAAAGGAATGATATCATCAACAATAGTTCATTATTGTGAACCTAATTTCGAAATCATATATCTGTTCTTACCTTTCTCTCAATTTTTGAGCTAAAAAGAGCGTGATAAGGTTCTTTATTGCCTGGTTCAGGTCGAGAAAAAATTCACGTATGTAGTCCAATATGTCCATGACCTTGTTCTCATTTTACGCATAGAGATTCAGTGCCACAGAATTCTAGGACTTTTCTTACCCATCACCGGTACCAGTGAGCGGTCTTTGCGGAATTATTCATCCACTGACCCGCATTTCCTCCGGCATCTATAGTCCGGACCGATAACTGGTACGTTGTATCAGGCTTGAGTCGAGCAGCAGTATATGAGGCGATCTCCGGTGGAAGACTGATCATATTCACGCCATCCAGAGCGACCTGTACCTGATCGATATTGTTGGTATCAGGGACTGTCCAGTTCCAGGTGATAAGATACGGAAGAATTTTCGTAGTATGGAGGTTTGAAACCTGCTTTAAATCAGGAAAATAGACACGTAACCGTTCAAACGCGTTGGAATAACTCTCATAATCCCCACCTTGTGCAGTATAGAAGTATCCATTCTCATCCATCGCCCCGATAACCGTCTTTCTGGGATACCAGATTGGAGCCTTGTCAGGAGTTACCCGCCACTGGTTCAGGGAGAGATTATAGGTACCGACATGATCCATGACAATATCGGTAGAGATATTGCGATAACCCCCTGCTATCCAGAGTGACCCATCCGGCTCTGATGCACTTGCTGCATAATACCAACCGTTTGTACCGGGAATATCCGCAATCCAGGACCAGTTCACTCCGTCAAATCGCTCTGCAGATGAATATGATGACGCTTTTGTCCCTGTATTGCCAAATCCCCCGGCGACCAGTATCGTGTTATTTCCGGAGGATACCGCAAATCCAGCTCTCGGAACGTGCATTGAGGGAGCTTGATGCCAGGTGGCTGTGGAAGTGTTGAGGTAGTACATACGATCAGTGACGTTCCAACGGACTGTTCCACCAAGAACATATAACCGATCTCCGAGAACTGCGGTGTTATAACCGTATGCGGCTTGTGGGGTATTATTCGTTCCGAGTGAAGACCATTGGCCTGTATTGATGTCATAAACATAGGTCGTAGGATCAATTGGATCGATGCCGGTTGTCCTCCCCCCGGGAATGTAGATCTTTCCATTGATCACACCGCCAGAGATTTCTCCAAGTTTCAGGGGCATCGGCGTCAGGTTAGACCAGGTCATATTTCTGATATCATATCGATAAACAAGATCAGAGTAATCCGAGGAATAAACATCATACCCTCCGATAAGGAAGAGAGATCCATTGTTTGATACCATGGCCGAATCCATGAGTGCCCGGGGGATTTCCGGAAGTATCTGTGCATTGGTCACTGAGGTATACCCTGTGATCACCTGACCAAATCCGGAGGCATTCTGGTACATCCGGTACTTGAGCTGGAAACTCCCATCTCCCGGTGCAGTACCATTGAATGCAAACACCACCGATTCTCCGGGATTGACTGTTTGCAGCCCAGGAAGCTGATATGTGTTAGTATTAAACCGGATTGCATCGCTGTTTTCCGCCTTGAGGCAGACTGAGTTGGCAGATGTCCAGGGCACTGTTCCGGCATTCTGGACGGTGACGGTGATTGGGCAGGTAGACCCCGGATGAACCTTCGAAGGCAAATTTATGTTTTCTATTGCATCATATGCAGGGATTGTACGGGAGAGTGCGGCAGAAGCATTGAGCCTTCCGCCAGAGATGCAAAACCCAGAGAGGGAGGGGATGCTATCGACCGATTGGATCAGTGTTGATTTTATTTGTGCCGTATTGTATTCCGGATGAGCTGCTTTGATCAAAGCAGCAGTCCCAGCTACAAGCGGAGCAGCAAAGGAGGTTCCGCTAAGAATAATATATGGAATTTCGCCGGCCCCTGAACTATTATCAGACAGACTCTGGAGAACACGGGATGATCTCCCTGACTGAACTCCTGAAATAGGACTCTTCTCACTGGAAGGAGTATAATTCATAGGTACAATAAGGAGGATATCCTTTCCCGGCGCATCAAGGTAAACTGAGGATCTCCCGAAATTCGAGAAAGACGCCTTTTCATCACGGTTATCAGACGCCATCACGGAGACGACATTACGGCATTGAAAATGTGCATACGTCTGCATGTCGTCAGTATTCATGTTATCATTTGCCGCTGACCATACCATAAGTCCGGGGTACCGGTTTACCGCATCGATGAGAGCATCAGATTTATAAACAAGATTCCAGGAGTTCGAGATGATATCTGCACCATGGTTCATGGCATATTCAATGCTACTGATGGCATCTGATTCAAATCCCCATCCTGATGAGCCTATCCATTTCAAGGCCATAATCCGTGCTTTCCATCCGACTCCGGTCATTGCAAGGCTATTGTTCCCGGTCGCTGCAATCAGGCCGGCACAGGCAGTTCCATGATACTCATCATCCATGGGATCAGAATCGTTGTCGACAAAATCATATCCATGCTCCCCGGTAACCGGGTCAGTCCAGATATTGTCAATCAGGTCAGGATGCAGGTAATCAACCCCTCCATCCAGTACCGCGACAACCACATCACGTGATCCGGTGGTAATATTCCATGCTCCTTCTGCTTTGATATCGGCCCCCGGAGTGCCCCCCTCCTGTCCCGTGTTATTCAGGCTCCACTGGTACTGGTAGTAAGGATCATTCGGAACTGATGAACTGCGATCATTCTTAAAAAGAGAGGGATGTACCGTGGCCGGGGGATCTTCGAGAACCGCGATCAAATCAGGTTCTGCATACCGTACCGATGGTTGGGTCTTGTACCAGGATATCGCCTCTGACACGGTCATTGTATCAGGAATTCTGACCAGTTGGAGCCCGGGTAGAAATGCCGATGAATAACTCTTTATTATGGTAGCACCGATTGAGGCGTGTATGGCGGTTATCTGATCAGAAGTAACTATTGCCTGCATGCCATTCGGGTTCTCTGGTGTGTTAAACCGCACTAAGATTTGGTGTGGTGCATATCCGGGATCTGGTCCGAAAGAAGAATGATGGGATATCTGCTGCTTTGGTGTATCGGGCATCTCTGAACCGGTCACCGGCAGGGCCACGGCTGCTGCGATGATAGTCAGCAGGAGGAACAAACCGGTGAAAT
The Methanospirillum lacunae genome window above contains:
- a CDS encoding S8 family serine peptidase — protein: MNYLLTSHFTGLFLLLTIIAAAVALPVTGSEMPDTPKQQISHHSSFGPDPGYAPHQILVRFNTPENPNGMQAIVTSDQITAIHASIGATIIKSYSSAFLPGLQLVRIPDTMTVSEAISWYKTQPSVRYAEPDLIAVLEDPPATVHPSLFKNDRSSSVPNDPYYQYQWSLNNTGQEGGTPGADIKAEGAWNITTGSRDVVVAVLDGGVDYLHPDLIDNIWTDPVTGEHGYDFVDNDSDPMDDEYHGTACAGLIAATGNNSLAMTGVGWKARIMALKWIGSSGWGFESDAISSIEYAMNHGADIISNSWNLVYKSDALIDAVNRYPGLMVWSAANDNMNTDDMQTYAHFQCRNVVSVMASDNRDEKASFSNFGRSSVYLDAPGKDILLIVPMNYTPSSEKSPISGVQSGRSSRVLQSLSDNSSGAGEIPYIILSGTSFAAPLVAGTAALIKAAHPEYNTAQIKSTLIQSVDSIPSLSGFCISGGRLNASAALSRTIPAYDAIENINLPSKVHPGSTCPITVTVQNAGTVPWTSANSVCLKAENSDAIRFNTNTYQLPGLQTVNPGESVVFAFNGTAPGDGSFQLKYRMYQNASGFGQVITGYTSVTNAQILPEIPRALMDSAMVSNNGSLFLIGGYDVYSSDYSDLVYRYDIRNMTWSNLTPMPLKLGEISGGVINGKIYIPGGRTTGIDPIDPTTYVYDINTGQWSSLGTNNTPQAAYGYNTAVLGDRLYVLGGTVRWNVTDRMYYLNTSTATWHQAPSMHVPRAGFAVSSGNNTILVAGGFGNTGTKASSYSSAERFDGVNWSWIADIPGTNGWYYAASASEPDGSLWIAGGYRNISTDIVMDHVGTYNLSLNQWRVTPDKAPIWYPRKTVIGAMDENGYFYTAQGGDYESYSNAFERLRVYFPDLKQVSNLHTTKILPYLITWNWTVPDTNNIDQVQVALDGVNMISLPPEIASYTAARLKPDTTYQLSVRTIDAGGNAGQWMNNSAKTAHWYR